One Gimesia aquarii DNA segment encodes these proteins:
- a CDS encoding creatininase family protein: MSESNDHNSEILLHKHTRREFRERMQSGELKACIIPVAATEQHLEHLAMEHDWRSVMLIATEVAKRLSPHVIVAPSMNIGISEHHMRHPGTLSALPGSWLSVLFDTIRSMHQAGFNHILVLNGHGGNIAPCLGMWGQFQQRLEINLHFESYWNLLPEEVATANLKTKRFPGHAQEFETAFALAAFPENVRQDAMRDQEDREPLEATAEVGQIMIDEIINQVSQYVVGMIDGTNLVEIPPFHT, encoded by the coding sequence ATGTCTGAATCAAATGATCATAACTCGGAAATTCTTCTCCACAAACATACCAGGCGAGAATTTCGTGAACGGATGCAATCAGGTGAATTGAAGGCATGTATTATTCCTGTCGCAGCAACGGAACAACATCTGGAACACCTAGCAATGGAACATGATTGGAGGAGCGTCATGCTCATCGCAACCGAAGTTGCTAAAAGGCTTTCGCCGCACGTCATTGTAGCACCTTCAATGAATATCGGTATCAGCGAGCACCACATGCGACACCCTGGCACACTGTCTGCACTTCCTGGTAGTTGGCTCAGCGTCTTATTTGATACCATTCGCAGTATGCATCAAGCTGGGTTCAATCACATTCTTGTTCTGAACGGTCATGGTGGAAATATTGCCCCCTGTTTAGGTATGTGGGGGCAATTTCAACAACGACTTGAGATCAATCTACATTTTGAATCGTATTGGAACCTGTTACCTGAAGAAGTAGCGACTGCAAATCTAAAAACAAAACGCTTTCCAGGGCATGCGCAAGAATTTGAAACAGCATTTGCTCTTGCGGCATTTCCAGAAAATGTGCGTCAGGATGCCATGCGTGATCAAGAAGATCGAGAGCCTTTAGAGGCTACAGCTGAAGTGGGTCAAATTATGATTGATGAAATCATCAATCAAGTCTCTCAATATGTGGTCGGAATGATTGATGGAACGAATCTCGTGGAGATCCCCCCTTTCCACACCTAA
- a CDS encoding tetratricopeptide repeat protein: MVLLPASRQKRHFNAAEGYLLLEMPEQALRELSRIGSTEKDSEKYYCLLGQAQQLAKRYKEALDAYQRAYEKSPENLTTLMGMAWCHKRTDQLPLAISIMEEAYQNHSDEAVVLYNLSCYFALAGDKTNALSWLGRSLRMEPKLIKLIEEESDFDSLRSDKDFKFVVESAGDKTSQNS; the protein is encoded by the coding sequence ATGGTACTACTGCCTGCTTCGCGACAAAAACGACATTTTAATGCCGCAGAAGGTTATCTGCTGCTTGAGATGCCCGAACAAGCTTTGCGAGAACTTTCCCGTATTGGCTCTACTGAAAAAGATTCAGAAAAATACTATTGTCTGCTGGGCCAGGCTCAGCAACTCGCTAAGCGGTATAAAGAAGCACTAGATGCATATCAGCGCGCCTATGAAAAATCCCCAGAAAACCTGACGACTCTGATGGGAATGGCTTGGTGTCATAAAAGGACTGATCAATTACCTCTGGCTATCTCGATCATGGAAGAGGCTTATCAAAACCACTCCGATGAAGCCGTTGTGCTTTACAATTTGTCCTGCTATTTTGCGTTAGCCGGTGACAAAACCAATGCCCTTTCCTGGCTGGGCCGTTCATTACGAATGGAACCAAAACTGATAAAATTAATTGAAGAAGAATCTGACTTCGATTCACTACGCAGTGACAAAGATTTCAAATTCGTTGTAGAATCTGCTGGAGATAAAACATCACAAAATTCATAA
- a CDS encoding ArsR/SmtB family transcription factor, with translation MKLKETPEYNGPALEEAAECLKVLAHPARIRIVQLLLRGRYTVGELAGDCGIPSNVASEHLRLMQRCGFFVSEREGRSVYYQVAEPHLNKIMDCIEGRFFQN, from the coding sequence ATGAAATTAAAAGAAACCCCGGAGTATAATGGACCAGCGCTGGAAGAGGCCGCTGAATGCCTCAAAGTTCTGGCACATCCGGCTCGGATTCGCATTGTTCAATTGCTTTTACGGGGTCGTTATACAGTTGGTGAGCTTGCGGGAGATTGTGGCATTCCCAGTAATGTCGCTTCAGAGCATTTAAGATTGATGCAACGCTGTGGGTTCTTTGTCAGTGAGCGAGAAGGAAGAAGTGTCTATTATCAAGTTGCAGAACCACATTTAAATAAAATAATGGATTGTATTGAAGGACGCTTTTTTCAGAATTAG
- a CDS encoding stage II sporulation protein M, protein MDKHKFIQQRQPHWKQFEEFLMSIRRESFTKLPAEEISKYSQLLREVSNDLATIRSRGWGHDLTSYLNDLVARGHNLFYGAPPANLSGVFHYLAVGFPRLFRANIGYFLTACLLFFLPLGISWYVVQNNPSLATRIIPEEMMANFDLMYGEESPLNNEEEKTTDRTDEKDSFLSEESTFGDQRASMAGFYINHNVGIALQCFALGILLGVGTIYTLLFNGIFLGAVSGYIVSQGNGERFLSFVISHGSFELTAIAVAGGAGLILGDALIHPGQRTRFQSLQVRGLEAVQIAGGAAVMLVVAALIEAFWSPSGISNLVKYVVGSGLWILVFIYLGFAGRQADTIPLPVKKRERSKSSEVGFNRGQQS, encoded by the coding sequence TTGGATAAACACAAATTTATTCAACAGCGCCAACCACATTGGAAACAGTTTGAAGAATTTCTGATGAGTATACGAAGGGAATCGTTTACCAAACTACCTGCAGAAGAAATTTCGAAATATTCTCAACTCTTACGAGAAGTCTCCAATGATTTGGCCACGATTCGTTCTCGTGGCTGGGGACATGATTTAACTTCCTACTTGAACGATCTGGTGGCCCGCGGACATAACCTGTTTTATGGTGCACCACCTGCAAATTTATCAGGTGTATTCCATTATCTCGCTGTTGGTTTTCCTCGCCTCTTTCGAGCCAATATTGGTTACTTTCTTACTGCATGCCTCTTGTTTTTTTTACCCCTGGGTATCAGTTGGTATGTTGTGCAGAATAATCCCAGCCTGGCAACTCGCATCATTCCAGAAGAGATGATGGCTAACTTCGATCTGATGTATGGTGAAGAGAGCCCCTTAAATAATGAAGAGGAAAAAACAACAGATAGAACAGATGAGAAAGACAGTTTTCTATCTGAGGAATCCACATTCGGAGATCAAAGGGCATCAATGGCGGGATTTTATATTAATCATAATGTAGGAATTGCGTTACAGTGTTTTGCACTGGGGATTCTACTGGGAGTTGGGACGATCTACACCTTGTTATTCAATGGCATCTTTCTGGGAGCTGTTTCAGGTTATATTGTCAGCCAGGGAAATGGAGAGCGATTTTTGAGTTTTGTCATCTCGCATGGCTCATTTGAATTGACGGCGATAGCCGTTGCCGGAGGAGCGGGATTGATTTTGGGTGACGCCCTCATTCATCCTGGTCAAAGAACACGTTTTCAATCATTACAAGTCCGTGGACTCGAGGCGGTTCAAATCGCAGGAGGAGCTGCCGTCATGCTGGTTGTGGCTGCCTTGATTGAAGCGTTCTGGTCTCCTTCTGGAATATCGAACCTTGTCAAATATGTAGTTGGTAGCGGCCTTTGGATACTTGTTTTCATTTATCTGGGATTTGCAGGACGACAGGCAGATACAATTCCATTACCAGTTAAAAAAAGGGAACGAAGTAAATCCAGTGAAGTTGGTTTCAATAGGGGACAGCAGTCATGA
- a CDS encoding prenyltransferase/squalene oxidase repeat-containing protein yields MRINRRILNITSLCAFILTSLFSIASAEEPAKDEINLQKLKKTQMKGINFLKNSQLEDGLWTTETVPGISALVTTALLESGVPASDPVVAKALKRLEGFIKKDGGIYYAKSNHRNYETCISIMAFSAANQNGRYTTIIKNAEKFLRGLQWDEGEGIESSDTAFGGAGYGSHQRPDLSNTQYLIEALRKAGVKSDDPAIQKALVFVSRTQNLESEHNTTPFSSKVNDGGFYYTPAAGGTSQAGKTPDGGLRSYGSMTYAGLKSMIYAGVDKDDKRVKAAKEWIRRHYSLKENPGMGQMGLYYYFHTFAKALDTMQVNLFKDAEGHVHNWRAELITRLEKLQQPNGSWTNKTERWYEADPNLATAYALLALAYCQPTK; encoded by the coding sequence ATGCGAATTAATCGACGAATATTGAACATTACCAGCCTGTGCGCCTTTATTCTGACAAGTCTCTTTTCAATTGCTTCTGCAGAAGAACCAGCTAAAGATGAGATCAACTTGCAAAAGTTGAAAAAAACACAGATGAAGGGGATCAATTTTCTGAAGAATAGTCAATTAGAGGACGGACTGTGGACGACAGAAACTGTGCCTGGAATAAGTGCATTAGTAACAACTGCATTATTAGAAAGTGGAGTTCCAGCAAGTGATCCTGTTGTTGCTAAAGCACTCAAGCGTTTAGAGGGTTTTATAAAGAAGGATGGCGGCATCTATTATGCGAAAAGTAATCATCGGAATTACGAAACCTGTATTTCAATCATGGCATTTAGTGCTGCTAATCAGAATGGGCGTTACACTACAATCATTAAAAATGCAGAAAAGTTTTTGCGTGGGTTACAATGGGATGAAGGAGAAGGAATAGAATCTTCGGATACTGCCTTTGGTGGTGCTGGTTATGGAAGTCATCAGCGACCTGATCTTTCAAATACACAATACCTCATTGAAGCATTACGAAAAGCCGGTGTCAAATCTGATGACCCGGCAATCCAGAAGGCTTTAGTTTTTGTTTCACGCACACAAAATTTGGAATCGGAACATAATACAACTCCTTTTTCATCCAAAGTGAATGATGGAGGTTTCTATTACACTCCAGCTGCCGGTGGAACTTCACAAGCAGGCAAGACACCCGACGGAGGTCTGCGGTCTTATGGTAGTATGACATACGCTGGTCTTAAAAGCATGATCTACGCCGGTGTGGATAAAGACGATAAAAGGGTCAAGGCAGCAAAAGAGTGGATTCGTCGTCACTATTCTCTGAAAGAAAATCCGGGCATGGGGCAGATGGGGCTTTATTATTACTTTCATACTTTTGCCAAAGCTTTAGACACAATGCAGGTCAATCTATTTAAGGATGCGGAAGGCCACGTCCATAATTGGCGGGCAGAATTAATTACTCGATTAGAGAAACTTCAGCAGCCAAATGGAAGTTGGACCAACAAGACAGAACGTTGGTACGAAGCTGACCCCAATCTGGCAACTGCTTATGCATTACTGGCACTGGCGTATTGCCAACCTACTAAATAA
- a CDS encoding MBL fold metallo-hydrolase, with protein sequence MYFQRYYLDCLSLASYLIADKQTGKAVVIDPQRDIEIYLNDAKEHGFQIEHVILTHFHADFISGHIELREAVGAQIHLGNKADAEFRFHPLSEGDELILGSVKLSILETPGHTPEGISILVYNLNENPDQPKMVLTGDTLFLGDVGRPDLLASIGVTAEELASMLYDSLHEKILKLPDETLVYPAHGAGSMCGKQLSSESVTTLGEQRKYNYALQPMSKPAFVEMVTADLPEAPHYFVHDAILNRKDRQTLNESISAAWHAFSLDETLKMLNNSVQVIDVRDATEFAGAHLKGTINIGLDGRYATWAGTVLRKQLPILVIAEDEEQIEEAMMRLGRIGFDQVKGFLKDGLNSLNENPELVSQTKRISAQALHEWDEKITVIDIRSQSEWESGHISNSINIPLNQLQERFNEIPRDETVVVHCQGGYRSAIAASLLEKQGFENVVDLIGGYKAWLTTVAT encoded by the coding sequence ATGTATTTTCAACGCTATTATCTGGATTGTTTATCACTTGCGTCCTATCTGATTGCTGATAAACAAACGGGAAAAGCTGTAGTGATTGATCCACAACGAGATATCGAGATCTACCTGAACGATGCGAAGGAGCATGGGTTTCAGATTGAACACGTCATTTTGACTCACTTCCATGCTGACTTCATCTCAGGTCATATTGAATTACGAGAAGCAGTCGGTGCACAAATTCATCTGGGAAATAAAGCAGATGCCGAATTTCGTTTTCACCCACTGTCAGAAGGAGACGAACTTATTCTGGGGTCGGTGAAATTATCCATCCTGGAAACACCCGGGCATACTCCTGAAGGGATCTCTATTCTAGTATATAATCTGAATGAAAATCCGGATCAGCCGAAAATGGTGCTTACCGGAGATACTTTGTTTTTGGGAGATGTAGGCCGACCTGATCTATTAGCATCAATTGGAGTCACGGCAGAAGAATTAGCCAGCATGCTTTACGACTCATTGCATGAAAAAATCCTGAAACTTCCAGACGAAACACTGGTCTATCCGGCACATGGCGCTGGTTCGATGTGTGGCAAACAGTTAAGCAGTGAGTCCGTTACCACATTGGGAGAACAGCGGAAGTACAATTACGCACTACAGCCAATGAGTAAACCAGCTTTCGTTGAAATGGTCACTGCCGACCTCCCCGAAGCACCACATTATTTTGTACATGATGCCATCCTGAATCGAAAAGACAGACAAACACTCAATGAATCAATCAGTGCCGCATGGCACGCGTTTTCACTGGATGAAACCCTGAAAATGCTAAACAACAGTGTTCAAGTTATCGATGTCAGAGATGCCACGGAATTTGCTGGAGCACATCTCAAAGGAACGATCAACATTGGACTGGATGGCCGCTATGCGACTTGGGCAGGAACAGTCCTCAGAAAACAATTGCCGATTTTGGTGATTGCTGAAGATGAGGAACAGATTGAAGAAGCAATGATGCGACTGGGACGGATTGGCTTTGATCAGGTCAAAGGATTTCTAAAAGATGGCTTGAACAGCCTCAACGAGAACCCTGAACTGGTCTCACAAACAAAGCGAATTTCTGCACAAGCGCTGCATGAGTGGGACGAAAAAATTACAGTCATCGATATTCGCTCTCAATCAGAGTGGGAATCGGGACACATTTCAAACAGTATCAATATCCCATTAAATCAACTACAGGAACGATTTAATGAAATCCCCCGTGATGAAACTGTTGTAGTCCATTGCCAGGGTGGTTATCGCTCTGCAATTGCCGCCAGTCTACTCGAAAAGCAGGGGTTTGAAAATGTCGTCGATCTCATAGGTGGTTATAAAGCCTGGCTCACAACCGTTGCAACCTAA
- a CDS encoding GNAT family N-acetyltransferase — MLDIQIDQATLEDCDIITEFNIRLAQETESKSLDQKLVRAGVVESLSNTRGCQYYVARYQSNVIGQVMYTREWSDWRNGEFWWFQSVYVHPDYRRQGVFQKLSQHIENLAQSNSDVVGLRLYVEKENGRAQSTYQELGFKLPGYHVMEKMLER, encoded by the coding sequence ATGCTCGATATCCAAATCGATCAAGCAACGTTGGAAGACTGTGACATTATTACCGAATTTAACATTCGTTTAGCCCAGGAGACAGAGTCCAAATCTCTGGATCAAAAGTTAGTCAGAGCTGGTGTTGTTGAATCACTCAGTAATACACGCGGCTGTCAATACTATGTTGCCCGTTATCAATCAAACGTAATAGGTCAGGTCATGTACACTCGCGAATGGAGCGATTGGAGGAACGGTGAGTTTTGGTGGTTTCAAAGTGTATACGTACATCCCGATTATCGAAGACAAGGAGTTTTTCAGAAGCTGTCTCAGCATATCGAAAATCTGGCCCAATCCAATTCAGATGTTGTAGGTCTACGACTTTATGTTGAAAAAGAGAACGGACGTGCGCAATCGACATATCAAGAACTCGGATTTAAGCTACCAGGATATCATGTAATGGAAAAGATGCTGGAACGTTGA
- a CDS encoding RDD family protein: MISTITSDEMVPTSANFPQQNFTAQREVLSLEMKIETPENVVLTYQLAGPAQRYIAYIIDLAIRLAILFGAMMVINMIGIVLPGTAIGIFLVIMFLNTWGYYTISEGFFKGQSIGKHICGLRVIRDGGYPITFWPALLRNLARSADAIIFYGIGITSMLLTRRFQRLGDLVAGTVVIQERSLKLPRKPVILKKIQPLNKNDIGSFVPRDEVLSLIDEFMGRRHVLTYERGHALAGILATSLAERLKYSGDPQKVEQYPMAFLASVYQTFSLSNHQEEDEFTVSNQSRIRNREVSLG; the protein is encoded by the coding sequence ATGATATCTACAATAACCAGCGACGAAATGGTCCCCACTTCAGCTAATTTTCCTCAGCAGAATTTTACAGCTCAGCGTGAAGTTCTCAGCTTGGAAATGAAAATTGAAACACCTGAGAATGTTGTTCTGACATATCAACTTGCTGGTCCTGCTCAACGATACATCGCCTATATAATCGATCTGGCAATTCGCTTAGCAATTTTGTTCGGAGCGATGATGGTTATAAACATGATTGGCATAGTGTTACCGGGGACAGCCATTGGGATCTTCCTGGTTATCATGTTTTTAAATACCTGGGGCTACTACACTATTTCGGAAGGCTTCTTCAAAGGACAATCTATTGGTAAGCATATTTGTGGTTTACGTGTAATTCGTGATGGTGGATATCCTATAACTTTCTGGCCGGCATTGTTGCGCAACCTCGCGCGTAGTGCAGACGCAATTATTTTCTATGGTATCGGCATCACATCCATGCTGCTGACAAGACGCTTTCAAAGACTGGGTGACCTTGTAGCGGGAACTGTAGTGATCCAGGAACGTTCGTTGAAGCTGCCTAGAAAGCCAGTGATACTCAAGAAAATTCAACCACTGAATAAAAATGACATCGGTAGTTTTGTACCACGCGATGAAGTCCTCTCCCTCATTGATGAATTTATGGGACGCCGACATGTGCTCACTTACGAACGTGGACACGCATTGGCTGGTATTTTAGCTACAAGTTTGGCAGAACGGTTAAAATATTCTGGCGATCCCCAAAAAGTGGAACAATACCCCATGGCGTTTCTTGCTTCAGTTTATCAAACATTTAGTCTTTCCAATCATCAGGAAGAAGATGAGTTCACGGTTTCTAACCAAAGTCGAATTCGAAATAGGGAGGTGAGTCTTGGATAA
- a CDS encoding M28 family peptidase yields MKDVQQSRLKEHCELLCRSIRPAESTELESARQYVTQELETSGWKVERHHFQAQDAMLTTLEGQNLIARHPQLSSQNKPQFCIGAHLDTRPESPGADDNTSAIATLLELGRLLPLFKELSCNWSVELVAFDLEENGMLGGAEHASLHQQRQTDLRGMVSLEMLGYCDSTPGSQTLPRELVGLYPDTGDFIAVVGNQNSTALIAAFQHGLEKVVELPVETLQVPQNGEMLQATRLSDHSPFWDAGYPALMITDTSFLRNPHYHQPTDTVDTLDFEFLTKVAQGSLEATKSILHRGY; encoded by the coding sequence ATGAAGGACGTACAACAAAGTCGATTGAAAGAGCACTGTGAACTACTCTGTAGATCCATACGGCCTGCCGAAAGTACAGAATTGGAATCAGCTCGACAGTATGTGACTCAGGAACTTGAAACATCAGGATGGAAAGTCGAGCGCCATCACTTTCAAGCTCAGGACGCAATGCTGACGACACTTGAAGGGCAAAATCTGATTGCCCGACATCCCCAACTCAGTTCGCAAAACAAACCACAATTTTGTATTGGTGCTCATCTTGATACGCGGCCTGAATCTCCCGGAGCAGACGATAACACCAGCGCTATTGCAACGTTGTTAGAACTAGGGAGACTATTGCCTTTATTTAAAGAGCTTTCCTGCAATTGGAGCGTTGAACTGGTTGCGTTTGACTTAGAAGAAAATGGAATGTTGGGTGGCGCAGAACATGCCAGTCTGCATCAACAACGACAAACCGATTTACGAGGCATGGTTTCTCTGGAAATGCTGGGTTATTGTGATTCTACCCCAGGAAGTCAGACATTACCCAGAGAATTGGTAGGGCTTTACCCGGACACCGGAGATTTCATCGCTGTCGTTGGAAACCAAAACTCAACAGCACTGATTGCCGCATTCCAGCATGGCTTGGAAAAGGTGGTAGAGTTACCTGTAGAGACACTACAAGTTCCTCAAAATGGTGAAATGCTGCAAGCAACTCGATTGAGTGACCATAGTCCGTTCTGGGACGCTGGTTACCCAGCTTTGATGATCACCGACACCAGTTTTCTGCGAAATCCACATTATCATCAACCTACGGACACTGTGGACACACTCGACTTTGAGTTCCTTACGAAGGTGGCTCAAGGTAGTTTGGAAGCGACAAAATCGATACTTCACCGTGGATATTAA
- a CDS encoding rhodanese-like domain-containing protein, translating to MSDVKTIKPKELAKIHEKQGVKLIDVRTPAEFREIHAPIAVNIPLDKLDAKHIQERQNGNGAEPVYVICQSGNRSTRACQKLIEAGITNVVSVEGGTSAWDQLGLPVNRGKKTISLERQVRIAAGFLVLTGALLGMFVNPWFSGLSAFVGAGLMFAGITDTCGMALLLAKMPWNQVSDNKQKQCHV from the coding sequence ATGTCAGATGTTAAAACGATCAAACCAAAAGAGTTAGCAAAAATCCATGAGAAGCAAGGCGTTAAATTAATTGACGTCCGTACGCCAGCAGAATTTCGGGAAATCCATGCGCCCATCGCCGTGAATATTCCGCTTGACAAATTGGACGCAAAGCATATTCAAGAACGGCAAAACGGAAATGGTGCAGAGCCTGTCTATGTAATTTGTCAAAGTGGAAACCGCTCTACACGAGCATGCCAGAAATTGATCGAAGCTGGCATTACGAATGTAGTCAGTGTCGAAGGGGGTACAAGTGCCTGGGATCAATTGGGACTGCCGGTGAACCGTGGAAAAAAGACAATTTCACTGGAAAGGCAAGTCCGAATTGCCGCTGGCTTTCTGGTTCTCACAGGAGCGTTGTTAGGAATGTTCGTCAATCCCTGGTTCAGTGGGCTTTCCGCTTTTGTAGGTGCCGGATTAATGTTTGCCGGTATTACAGATACCTGTGGCATGGCTCTGTTGCTTGCGAAAATGCCTTGGAATCAGGTTTCCGACAATAAACAAAAACAATGCCACGTATGA
- a CDS encoding metallophosphoesterase family protein, with protein sequence MKKQPLFPTESLGRRAFLKNGALILAGLSSNTYGLLSTRAAEASQRGVVRIGLVTDLHYADKPAAGTRHYRETIAKLNEVITRFKTERPEFVVFHGDLIDSGKSLEQEKGHLRTVVKAISAIPFPKHYVLGNHCVDLLKKVEFLEGVGQNASYYSFDQNGFHFVVLDSCFKSDGTPYGRRNFKWTDANIPEPELEWLRAELKQTEHPTIVFAHQPLDLKDSDAHAVKNSSVVRKILEESDKVAAVFQGHSHHNKYSEIGGIHYCTMVAMVEGSGLQNNGYSTLDLFEDGSLVLNGFRKQKDYRWT encoded by the coding sequence ATGAAAAAACAGCCTTTATTTCCGACAGAGTCGCTGGGAAGACGTGCTTTTCTGAAAAATGGGGCTTTGATTCTGGCAGGGCTTTCATCAAACACATATGGATTGTTATCAACCCGGGCAGCTGAAGCCAGTCAAAGAGGTGTCGTACGAATTGGTTTGGTAACTGATCTTCACTATGCTGATAAACCCGCGGCCGGCACTCGTCACTATCGAGAAACCATTGCCAAGCTAAATGAGGTCATTACGCGATTTAAGACGGAGCGACCTGAATTTGTCGTCTTCCATGGAGATCTGATCGATTCAGGAAAGTCGTTGGAGCAGGAAAAGGGGCATTTGCGGACGGTGGTCAAAGCCATCTCTGCGATACCTTTTCCTAAGCATTATGTCCTGGGTAACCACTGTGTTGACCTTTTAAAGAAAGTGGAATTTCTGGAGGGAGTAGGGCAGAACGCTTCATATTATTCTTTTGATCAGAATGGCTTTCATTTTGTGGTATTAGACTCTTGTTTTAAAAGTGATGGTACTCCTTACGGTCGTCGAAATTTTAAATGGACCGATGCCAATATCCCAGAACCAGAGTTGGAGTGGTTACGTGCTGAGTTAAAGCAAACGGAACATCCCACAATCGTGTTTGCGCATCAACCGCTCGACCTGAAAGATTCTGATGCGCATGCTGTCAAAAATTCGTCAGTTGTACGAAAAATTCTGGAAGAGTCGGACAAGGTCGCGGCCGTGTTTCAAGGTCATAGCCACCACAATAAATATTCAGAAATCGGTGGCATTCACTACTGTACGATGGTTGCAATGGTAGAAGGGTCAGGCCTGCAAAATAATGGCTATAGCACATTGGATCTTTTCGAAGATGGTTCTCTCGTTCTGAATGGATTCAGAAAGCAGAAGGACTATCGCTGGACTTGA
- a CDS encoding DUF480 domain-containing protein, which translates to MNDTTQEEKELLKITELSKPQRRVLGVLLEKAFTTPDQYPLTLKAITTGCNQKSNRDPISHYSESQVFETLETLRETGIVAVVHSESGRTERYRHYMRHRFNFTEPQLAILTELWLRGRQTMGELRGRASRMVPIESLEQLRAEFKGLLDQNYVQSNGSIERRGIEVDHNWYKESEGKKLGFESSLESESAKDESGPHNQPAVNTSSSDESSLLQMIEQLQTENQSMKQQIEMLTESVQVLSQQLTELKQELGSV; encoded by the coding sequence ATGAATGATACAACTCAAGAAGAAAAAGAACTCCTGAAGATCACAGAACTTTCAAAACCACAACGCCGCGTGCTAGGTGTTTTACTGGAGAAAGCATTTACCACTCCCGATCAATACCCTCTTACATTAAAGGCAATCACAACAGGTTGCAATCAAAAAAGTAATAGGGATCCAATCTCACATTACAGCGAATCACAAGTCTTTGAAACGCTGGAGACACTTCGTGAAACCGGTATTGTGGCTGTTGTTCACTCAGAAAGTGGTCGCACTGAACGTTACAGGCATTACATGCGCCATCGATTCAATTTTACAGAACCTCAACTTGCGATATTAACAGAACTGTGGTTGCGTGGCCGTCAAACGATGGGCGAACTCCGCGGTCGAGCCAGTCGAATGGTACCAATTGAATCTTTAGAGCAACTGCGAGCAGAATTTAAGGGCCTTCTTGACCAAAACTATGTACAATCTAATGGAAGCATCGAACGTCGTGGCATTGAGGTTGATCACAACTGGTATAAAGAAAGCGAAGGGAAAAAACTGGGGTTTGAATCTTCACTCGAAAGTGAATCGGCTAAAGACGAAAGCGGCCCCCACAATCAGCCTGCCGTAAATACCTCTTCGAGTGATGAGAGCAGCTTGCTACAGATGATTGAACAACTCCAGACTGAAAATCAATCCATGAAACAACAGATTGAAATGCTGACAGAATCCGTTCAAGTGTTAAGCCAACAATTGACAGAACTAAAGCAGGAACTCGGTAGCGTATAA